The following proteins are encoded in a genomic region of Phoenix dactylifera cultivar Barhee BC4 unplaced genomic scaffold, palm_55x_up_171113_PBpolish2nd_filt_p 000277F, whole genome shotgun sequence:
- the LOC103724103 gene encoding uncharacterized protein LOC103724103, with product MDPSAENPRRSSSDSSSSSEFEFWMVGKEPSFPQPHLLTADELFVDGVLLPLHLLPLSHSNPNSTTELPSATEAEPETPPPPPESSTTSNIPPASSSKRWKDIFMAGERKLVERVRRKERIEGAGNAAELNINIWPFSRSRSAGNAGTGTWNRAKVMVARRKASSAPCSRSNSRGESSKPATAAAAAAAATTTSSSRRRWAPNPGRVGLNGGIYLGRTSPVWQLRRNSKPAELKEKASGSDAGAKKGGGSAGVRMLNLNMNTCIGYRSQVSCKGEDTNGVAGGEQSSGSVGVGVGSNAGLFNLRTIFSKKVV from the coding sequence ATGGATCCCTCTGCCGAGAACCCAAGGAGGAGCAGCAGcgactcttcctcctcctcggaGTTCGAGTTCTGGATGGTTGGCAAAGAACCCTCCTTCCCCCAGCCTCACCTCCTCACCGCCGACGAGCTCTTCGTCGACGGcgtcctcctccctctccacctcctccctctctcccacTCCAATCCCAACTCCACCACTGAACTCCCATCCGCTACCGAGGCCGAGCCCGAGACACCACCACCTCCCCCAGAATCCTCTACTACTTCCAATATTCCCCCCGCCTCGTCCTCCAAAAGATGGAAAGATATCTTCATGGCGGGGGAGAGGAAGTTGGTGGAGAGGGtgagaaggaaggagagaatAGAAGGTGCCGGTAATGCCGCTGAGCTCAACATCAACATCTGGCCTTTCTCCAGGAGCCGCTCCGCCGGGAATGCCGGCACTGGCACCTGGAACAGAGCCAAGGTTATGGTGGCCCGGCGCAAGGCTAGTAGCGCGCCTTGCTCGCGGAGCAACTCCCGCGGAGAGTCCTCGAAGCcggccaccgccgccgccgccgccgccgccgccaccaccacctcctcctcaaGGAGGAGGTGGGCTCCTAACCCGGGCCGGGTTGGACTCAACGGTGGCATCTACCTGGGCCGGACCAGCCCGGTCTGGCAGCTAAGGAGGAACAGCAAGCCCGCCGAGCTGAAGGAGAAGGCTAGCGGAAGCGACGCCGGTGCCAAGAAAGGAGGTGGCAGTGCTGGGGTTAGAATGCTGAATCTGAACATGAACACCTGCATCGGGTATCGGAGTCAGGTGAGTTGTAAGGGGGAGGACACGAATGGGGTGGCCGGCGGTGAGCAGAGCAGCGGCAGCGTCGGCGTCGGCGTCGGAAGCAATGCCGGTCTGTTTAATCTCAGGACTATCTTCTCTAAGAAGGTGGTTTGA